In one window of Mobiluncus massiliensis DNA:
- a CDS encoding polyprenol monophosphomannose synthase: protein MENTNLNAKTVIAIPTYNERENLEWIIGEVLAQAPGIHILIVDDNSPDGTGQLADALAADRPQLHVLHRAGKEGLGPAYLAAFAWADDQGFTWVGEFDADGSHQPTDLPRLLALAHGSGRPDLVIGSRWRRGGATAGWSRSRQLLSRAGSFYVNAVLRLDVADTTAGFRVYRVDFLNRLLQRYVIESKGYGFQIEMTWRTRRAGGKIVEVPITFVERRAGTSKMSGSIIKEAFLEVAKWRIRELRKQA from the coding sequence GTGGAAAACACTAATCTCAATGCGAAAACCGTTATCGCCATCCCGACTTATAACGAACGGGAAAACTTGGAATGGATTATCGGGGAAGTTTTGGCCCAAGCACCGGGGATTCACATCCTCATCGTGGATGATAACTCGCCTGACGGTACGGGTCAGCTGGCAGACGCGTTGGCCGCGGACCGCCCGCAGCTTCACGTGTTGCACCGGGCGGGCAAGGAAGGTTTGGGGCCGGCGTATTTAGCGGCGTTTGCCTGGGCGGACGACCAGGGATTTACCTGGGTGGGGGAATTCGATGCCGACGGTTCGCACCAGCCCACAGATTTACCGCGTTTGTTGGCCCTAGCTCACGGTAGCGGTCGTCCCGACCTGGTCATCGGTTCGCGCTGGCGGCGCGGGGGAGCGACTGCGGGATGGTCGAGGTCGCGCCAGCTGCTGAGTCGGGCGGGCAGTTTTTATGTCAATGCGGTGCTGAGGTTGGACGTAGCCGACACGACAGCAGGTTTTCGGGTCTACCGGGTCGATTTCCTAAATCGTTTACTGCAACGTTACGTCATTGAATCAAAAGGGTATGGTTTCCAGATCGAGATGACCTGGCGGACGCGCCGGGCGGGGGGCAAGATTGTGGAAGTGCCCATCACTTTTGTGGAGCGCCGGGCAGGAACTTCGAAAATGAGCGGGTCAATCATCAAGGAAGCGTTCCTAGAAGTCGCCAAGTGGCGGATACGGGAACTGCGCAAACAGGCGTAA
- a CDS encoding MerR family transcriptional regulator encodes MNQAARKVNDVDGSWPPEVSHEPTMSIGRVHEIIVKEFPSVSQAKLRNFEKHGIVCPARMSNGYRGYSLADLERIRYALKAQRDSYLPLNQIGENLRLLDLGEEPLPVQPVMRVVASEGQVRLPNHSRISLRDLLVYTGASEELLEKAVNAKLITPDFSSRFSSGAVAVVQALEVLEKQGIEPRNLRSVYSAVNAILDLIDRVVAPERQKNNAAAKDRAQVRAVELSAQLQALAEALLAVGVDEL; translated from the coding sequence ATGAATCAGGCAGCCCGAAAAGTCAATGACGTTGACGGTTCGTGGCCTCCAGAGGTAAGCCATGAGCCGACTATGTCCATTGGACGAGTACACGAGATTATCGTGAAGGAATTTCCTTCGGTATCTCAGGCTAAACTGCGCAATTTTGAGAAGCACGGGATTGTTTGCCCGGCCCGGATGTCCAACGGTTACCGCGGTTACTCCCTGGCCGATTTAGAGCGCATTCGCTATGCCCTGAAAGCTCAGCGTGACAGTTACTTGCCGCTGAATCAGATTGGCGAAAATTTGCGGCTCTTGGATTTGGGGGAGGAGCCTCTCCCGGTGCAGCCGGTCATGCGGGTTGTGGCTTCGGAGGGCCAGGTGCGTCTGCCGAACCATTCCCGCATCTCGTTGCGAGATCTACTGGTTTATACCGGTGCTTCTGAGGAGCTGTTGGAAAAAGCGGTCAATGCCAAGCTGATTACCCCGGATTTTTCCTCCAGGTTTTCTTCCGGTGCGGTCGCGGTGGTACAGGCCTTGGAAGTCTTAGAGAAACAGGGTATCGAGCCGCGGAATTTACGCTCCGTTTACTCGGCTGTCAACGCAATTTTGGATTTGATTGACCGGGTGGTGGCTCCGGAACGGCAAAAGAACAACGCCGCCGCCAAGGATCGTGCCCAGGTGCGGGCGGTAGAACTTTCGGCGCAATTGCAGGCTTTAGCCGAGGCTTTGCTGGCTGTCGGAGTCGACGAGCTGTAG
- a CDS encoding FHA domain-containing protein translates to MSETNPGPDPTETAVFGAIGSITETEPELGKRVLSSADEEAVAALPAGSALLIVQRGPSAGARFLLDTDRITAGRHPKSDIFLDDVTVSRRHCEFIRQENGYLVRDVGSLNGTYIDRERVESHLLTPGEEVQIGKFRLAYYPAVNFKQ, encoded by the coding sequence GTGTCGGAAACGAATCCAGGACCGGATCCTACTGAAACTGCAGTTTTTGGAGCTATCGGCAGTATTACTGAAACGGAACCAGAACTGGGTAAGCGAGTTTTGTCCTCCGCTGACGAGGAGGCCGTAGCGGCACTGCCTGCAGGTTCGGCACTGCTCATCGTGCAGCGTGGCCCTTCCGCGGGGGCGCGTTTCCTGCTCGATACTGACCGCATTACCGCCGGCCGGCATCCGAAGTCAGATATTTTCCTTGATGATGTGACGGTTTCTCGCCGGCACTGCGAGTTTATCCGTCAAGAAAACGGTTACCTGGTTCGCGATGTCGGCTCACTCAACGGTACCTATATTGACCGGGAAAGAGTGGAGTCTCACCTGCTGACACCGGGGGAGGAAGTCCAGATTGGCAAGTTTCGATTGGCTTACTACCCGGCGGTGAATTTTAAGCAATGA
- a CDS encoding MerR family transcriptional regulator — protein sequence MLFGETLPVIDEETGFRGPTACKAAGITYRQLDYWARTGLVEPSVRNARGSGSQRLYSFRDCLLLKVVKRLLDTGVSLQQIRVAVATLSKMGVEDLAGITLMSDGASVYACTSQDEVIDLVQGGQGVFGIAVGRVWHEIEGELAQLPVENINDDNVVVHDELAERRARRRQVS from the coding sequence ATGCTGTTTGGTGAAACCCTGCCGGTCATCGACGAAGAAACCGGTTTTCGCGGACCGACTGCCTGCAAGGCAGCCGGAATCACTTATCGCCAGCTCGACTACTGGGCGCGCACCGGTTTGGTTGAGCCGTCCGTGCGCAACGCCCGCGGTTCGGGCTCGCAGCGTCTCTATTCTTTCCGGGACTGCCTGTTGCTCAAGGTCGTGAAGCGCCTGCTGGATACCGGCGTTTCGCTACAACAGATTCGCGTGGCCGTAGCAACCTTGTCCAAGATGGGGGTAGAGGACCTGGCGGGGATTACCCTCATGAGCGATGGCGCTTCGGTTTACGCATGTACTTCACAAGACGAAGTCATCGACTTGGTACAGGGCGGCCAGGGTGTGTTTGGTATTGCAGTGGGACGCGTCTGGCACGAAATTGAGGGTGAGCTGGCGCAGCTGCCTGTAGAGAACATCAATGACGACAACGTGGTAGTTCACGATGAATTGGCAGAGCGTCGCGCACGCCGCCGCCAAGTCAGCTAA
- a CDS encoding RNA polymerase-binding protein RbpA, with the protein MADRALRGMRMGSNSLESEEGVVFVERQNVDYTCPEGHAFDIPFAIDAEVPDAWDCPICSKTAVRNGVEDFQEENTAKPQRNHWEHLIERRTEEELQILLDERLEALRSGRRHYGR; encoded by the coding sequence GTGGCTGATCGCGCACTACGCGGGATGCGTATGGGTTCCAATTCTCTTGAGTCCGAAGAAGGCGTCGTTTTTGTAGAGCGCCAAAACGTGGACTACACCTGCCCGGAAGGACACGCTTTCGATATTCCCTTCGCGATTGACGCTGAGGTACCAGACGCCTGGGATTGCCCGATTTGCTCCAAAACCGCGGTACGAAACGGCGTGGAAGACTTCCAAGAAGAAAACACCGCTAAACCGCAGCGCAACCACTGGGAGCATCTCATTGAACGGCGCACCGAGGAAGAGCTCCAGATTCTGTTAGACGAGCGCTTGGAGGCTTTGCGCTCCGGCCGGCGGCACTACGGACGTTAA
- the lnt gene encoding apolipoprotein N-acyltransferase produces the protein MGLLIALPLAFLGGVAGALAFPHWNLWPLLIPSVMILLGTLRWQYRSGKLGRRVLLVSAVWGLGFFGPQLTWTGVSAGSSLPWIALTLLETLFICFFAQVWVRGEQAIPRFPRLFGLARLVWAPLAWVGVEQLRALLPFGGFPWSKLAFALVDTPLLAWAPWGGSALVSGVCVFIAAAALEFLGRHRGLILRIVSLAALVAAIVFPTLVHPALPEITGHVTAAAVQGNTPGRDPQTAFGKRYEVLQNHVDESLRLRHRTAQHVDVVLWAENAADVDPRTSPRAASLVNEVTAAFQAPLITGTLGAGPRGPGVASLAGKEVDTTSLQNTILVWENGEARDTYAKKHLVPFGEYLPWRKFFATVIPTFAALVPTDLVAGESVAQLEVSLSGRDARLASPICYEIADDDLVRQAVTGANFIYVPTSNSFFGSSDEADQQLAIARFRAAEHGLDTIQVSTMDSTARIDAHGQIAGRVIPNFTAGSFVTDIPLRSGTTPATVIGGLLGLGSLVLVVLAAVLQVLLALTESWKRGKH, from the coding sequence GTGGGACTTCTGATAGCTCTGCCCCTGGCTTTCTTAGGGGGAGTGGCCGGAGCTCTCGCTTTCCCGCACTGGAACCTGTGGCCGTTACTCATTCCTTCCGTCATGATTCTGCTGGGCACTTTGCGCTGGCAGTATAGGAGCGGCAAACTTGGGCGCCGGGTTCTGTTGGTGTCCGCAGTATGGGGGCTCGGTTTTTTCGGTCCGCAGTTGACCTGGACCGGGGTTTCCGCCGGTTCGTCCCTGCCGTGGATTGCCTTGACCCTTCTCGAGACGCTGTTTATCTGTTTCTTTGCACAAGTGTGGGTGCGCGGGGAACAGGCCATCCCGCGGTTTCCCCGTTTGTTTGGGCTGGCGCGGCTGGTTTGGGCGCCGCTGGCTTGGGTCGGGGTGGAACAGCTGCGTGCCCTGCTACCTTTCGGGGGTTTTCCCTGGTCAAAACTTGCTTTTGCCCTGGTTGATACCCCGCTGTTAGCGTGGGCGCCGTGGGGCGGCAGTGCGCTGGTCAGCGGGGTCTGCGTGTTCATTGCCGCCGCCGCGCTGGAATTTCTGGGCCGACACCGCGGCTTGATCCTACGAATTGTGTCGCTGGCCGCCCTGGTGGCTGCTATCGTTTTCCCCACCTTGGTACACCCCGCATTGCCTGAGATTACCGGGCATGTCACGGCTGCAGCAGTCCAAGGCAATACGCCGGGCCGTGACCCGCAAACAGCATTCGGAAAACGCTATGAAGTTCTGCAAAACCACGTGGATGAGTCTCTACGTTTGCGTCACCGGACGGCTCAACACGTCGACGTGGTGTTATGGGCAGAAAACGCGGCAGACGTGGATCCGCGCACCAGCCCTCGTGCCGCCTCGCTGGTGAACGAAGTCACCGCAGCCTTCCAGGCTCCACTCATCACCGGAACGTTGGGTGCCGGGCCGCGCGGACCGGGGGTCGCCAGCCTTGCCGGGAAAGAAGTTGACACCACTTCCCTGCAGAACACCATCTTGGTGTGGGAAAACGGGGAGGCCCGAGACACTTACGCCAAGAAACACCTGGTTCCTTTCGGCGAGTACCTGCCCTGGCGCAAGTTCTTTGCAACTGTCATTCCTACTTTCGCCGCCCTGGTTCCCACGGATCTGGTTGCTGGCGAAAGCGTTGCCCAGCTCGAGGTCTCGCTGTCCGGTCGAGATGCGCGTTTGGCCAGCCCGATTTGTTACGAGATTGCCGATGATGACCTGGTGCGCCAAGCGGTGACCGGCGCGAACTTCATCTACGTGCCGACATCGAATTCGTTCTTTGGTTCTTCCGATGAAGCTGACCAGCAACTCGCCATCGCCCGCTTTCGCGCCGCCGAACATGGTTTGGACACTATTCAAGTATCCACCATGGATTCCACCGCTCGGATTGATGCTCACGGCCAGATTGCAGGCCGGGTCATTCCGAACTTTACGGCCGGCAGTTTCGTTACGGACATTCCCCTACGCAGCGGAACTACACCCGCCACCGTCATCGGTGGACTGCTCGGGCTGGGATCGCTGGTATTGGTGGTTCTGGCTGCGGTTTTGCAAGTTTTATTAGCTCTGACAGAAAGTTGGAAACGTGGAAAACACTAA